TAGCTGCTACGGCTACAGTGATGGTTGCCTCTGCGGTCGGAGCGGTTGGAGCGGGGATAGTCACCGGTGGCGTGGCAGCAGGTCTGACAGCCGGACTCTGTATTGTCGGGTCATCCGCTACCGGAGTCGGAACCCAAGCCAGATAAATCGAGCCAATATTTTGGGTAGAAACTAAGGTTCCTGACTGAATGGCACTAAGAAAAGCTCGAAAGCATGTGTAGCCTCGTTCCCAGCCTGGAGGCTGGAAATGTATTCCGAGGGGCTGCTGCCTCTGGTCAAGAAAGAGGAGGCGGAGCCAGGTATGCCAGGTCATCTAGCCTCAAAATTTCCACACAGTTCACTTTCAACCCCCATCCTCAAGAGGTCAAGTAGAGAACCCGCCATGCCTCAAGAAAACGTCGCTCGATTTTTTGCCGCTGTGCTGGAAGGCAAAGTGCCGATAGAGCCAGAGCAGGAGTCCTGTACCTCTAACCCAGAGCGGTTTGTACATCTATCCGAAAAATTTGGCTATCCCTTCAGCCTGACCGAATTGCAAGCCGAGATTGCTCGCCATATTCAAAAACCCCACATCTTGCAATTATTCGAGGCGGCGTTACACGATGAGGCTTTGAAACGAATGCTGAAACAGGCGAGCCAGCCTGCTCAACTGCAAGCCGCACTATTACCGCTGGGCTACTCACTCACCCCAGATGAACTCAATGCCGTAATCTACACCTGCTGTCACTGTGTTAGGGGATTGTTCTGTGAATGTCGAGCGGGCGGCATTGGCAAGCAGGTATTTGAGCGATCGCGCATCACTTCAACCGACTTATTATTGCCAGCGTTAGCGGAGGACTATGCGATCGCCCCCGACCAAATCCGCAGCTTTCATCAAGATGGGCATCTCCGGCTCCGCAATGTCCTTACGCCTGAAGAAATCGCTGTCTATCGACCTGCACTAGCGGCGGCTGTCGATCGCCATGACCTTGAACAAAAAGCGATGGAAAAATCGGTCAGTGGTCAAAGTCAGGGTTGGAAGTTTGTCGAAAATCTATGGAGACTTGACCCAGCGGCTCGAAAGTTTACCTTAGCAAAGCGATTTGGCAAAATTGCTGCCGATTTACTTAGAGTCGATGCGGTACGACTTTTTCGGGATCAGTCCTACTTCAAGAAACCCGGCGGCGGCAATACCCCTTGGCATCAGGATAGCTACTTCATGCCCCTCGATACCCATCAAGTTATCACGATGTGGGTTGCGCTCTCTGATGTCACTACCGAAATGTCGCCCATGATTTTTGTCTCTGCTGCTCACCGACGGGGGTATCAGGGGGCATCAATGCCGAACGATGAATCGATGGATGAGTTTGAACGGAATCTCGATGCTAAAGGCTGGCAACGCATGAGCTACGGAGCAATGGTTGCAGGAGATGCGAGTTTCCATACAGGCTGGACTCTTCATAGTTCACGTGAAAACACGAGCCAGCAAACTCGTGAAGCTATGGTGATTGTTTACTATGCAGATGGTGCGCGAGTTGCAATACCGCCGATGCCTCGCAACCCCACCCCCCCAGAAAACTTTGCAGCAATCATTCGTCAACACAATCTGTCCACCTGCTTACCGGGCTTGAAATCAGGTGATTTAGCAGAAACGTTGATGAACCCGATCGTCTATCAACGGCAGCCTTCTGAATCACTGTCTGGATATTAAGCACATGTGGCTATTTTCTTTAGAAAACTCACTTCAAGCGATCGCGCCCCACCTCTCGCCCCTGATCGCGCCAGATGCCTTGGAGCGACTTCAAGCGATCGGTCGTTGCTTCCCCGATGCACTGACCTACAGCTACGGCTTTGAAGCGCGTCTGCATCCAGCAGAGCCAACGGTCGATTTTGCCATTCATATCACTCCCACAGAGCGAGATATTTTAGCAGGCTTACATCCGACCATTAAACTACCCGATGTCTTTCAACAACATCCAGTATGGCAGCGGATTCGCCAGTTCTGTCTGGAGTGGGCAGATCCGTCTTCTGAATTGCACTATCAGGTCAACGATCTATGGCTGGAATTTGACGCACATCAGAGCCAAAATTCACCAGATGTTCCCGTTCCTGGGCTGTTTGTCAGTCCCGTCCCGCCTCAGGGAGGAATAGTTCCCGACTATACCTGGATTTGGAGAAAAGCACTACCCTTACTGTGTGATAATGATATGGCAGAGGGGGTAGAACTCAATGTCATCCAATGTATTCATAACCTTCCTACACAGGTCGGAATTTTTCAGTTTGGATTCATGTTTGGCAGAAAGATAGAAGCAGTTCGATTCTGTCTGTCAGGTTCACCGATTCAAATGATCCCCCATCTCAATCAGTTAGGATGGCAGGGATCGCTCCAGGAAATTGAGCGGCTCTTTGCCTTGCTCTATTCCTACTGCGATGGCGCAATTTTAGACATTGATGTTGGCTCCCTGATCTATCCCCGCATTGGTGTTGAAGGAATTTATATCAGCCGCTACCTGTCTTGTGTGAATGGACAATGGGCATCTCTTCTCAATCACCTCGTTGAGCAAAATTTGTGTGAACCTTTTATGCGGGATGCTTTGCTCAAGTATGCCGGCTACACGGTGAATAAGCCCCTGCATCAACGCATCTACATCAGAGGATTGAGTCACGTTAAATTGCTTTACCAACCCGGAAAGCCCTTAAGCAGCAAGGTTTACTTTGGCGTGATGCACAAACCCATTAGTGCGAGTCCTACACTTTCAGCAGGGTTACAAACCAGAGCAGGAACTAGCTTGGCGAATTCTGCTGCCGTTGCTTCTCCCCGCGCGACTGTCACTCAGAGTCTTCAGGCTGCAATCACCTTCCTTTTAACCTCCCGCGATTCTCAAGGCTGGTGGACAGACTTTCATCTTGGAGCAGGTTTAAGCGATGAATGGGTGACTGGTTATGTTGGGACAACCTTAGCGAGTGATTCCGCGATCGCAGTCGATCCCCAAGCCTTGGACGCAGCTCAAACTGCCTGGACGCTGCTTCAAGCTCGCCGTCACCGCATCACTGGACTTTGGGGCTTTAACCGATTTCCACCGGGGGATGCGGATAGCACAGGTTGGGTTCTCCAACTTGCCCATGCTCTCGGTGAGCCACAGTCAGAGCGAGTTCAGCAAGCTCTTCAATCCCTGAGAGAACACTGGCGCTCCAATGGCGGGGTTTCTACTTACGGATCGGCGGAAGCGATTCGATCGTTTATCTACGCGGCTCCAGAACAGAGTATGGAGGGTTGGTGTGGTTCTCATATCTGTGTGAGTGCGGCTCTAGCGGCTCTTCCAGAAGTACGCGACCAACTGCTCGATTATTTGCACTCGACTCAGAACAGTGAGGGTAGCTGGTCTGCTTATTGGTGGCACGATCTCGAATATTCTACTGCTTTAGCTGCTGAAGCTTTAGCTGTAAGTGATGATTCCTCTGAAGCGATTGCGAACGCCGTTCAATGGGCTTTGCAGCGCCTTAGTCCAACGGGTTTCATTGCGACTAACGATCATCCATTGGGATCGCCTTTTGCGACTGCTTGGGGTTTACGATTGTTATTGTTAGGCAAACCAGAGCAAACGGAAGCAGCGATCGCTGCTGTCATTCGATGGTTGCTTACTCAGCAACAGCTAGATGGCTCATGGGAATCTTCCGCCCGCCTGCGGGTTCCGTTCCCTGATGATTTAGATCCAAACCAGTTCGATCGATGGGTCTATCATGACAAGATTGAAGGAAGCCTGAATTTTGATCAACATCATGTCTTTACAACGGCGACGGTGCTACAAGCCCTCTTTAAGGCGAAATCTCATCTACCATTCAACGCCGATGCAGAAAGCGATCGTCCATTAACTGCTGTCGATTAAACCAAGTCATTCAAATTCGTCTTTCAGGAACATCCCTTCAAATGATAGCGATTTCAAAGATTGAACCTGCTTCCTCGCGATTACACGCCGCTGCGTTGCGTCGCATTGTTGCCCGTTCCAGTACGCTGTATGAACGACTTGAGGTGGCTCATGTTTTACCCACCTCTGAGCCGCTTGCTGAAGCTTTGCAACAATCCCGCATAGATGCTTGGTGTGATGCGATCGCGAAGGGAGATTTCGATCGATTTCAGCGCTGTTTGAGTTGGGATGGAATTACCTTAGACCAGGCAAAACAAGCAATTCAGACCGTCACCCTCAGAGAAGATGCGCCTTTACCTGATTGGGCAGAAATGCTGCATCAGGTGTTTCTGCTCATGACTGCACAAGCTTCTGAGCAATCTCCCACCTATCGCTTTTTCGATCCTCAAGCTCCACTGCCGTTTCAAGAACTCTTTGCTCCGTTTGTATTGATTGCTCAACAAGAACTGAGTAGACGTACAGGAGCGGCTGCTCGCAGACTTACAGAACCAGTTCACGCGCTGTTAGAGCGATCGTTGCTAGGTCAGTTAATTGATTTATCGGCACAATCCATCAGTCTTACGTTTACCAGCTGGCGCACTGGTCAACAATCTTCCTTTGGACGCTTCCTAAGCCAAATGGGAAGCATATCGGGTCGCAATCTCTATCTTCGCTTTGTCCAGGAAATGTTGCAAGGACAGTTTGTTTCATTCTTAGAGGAGTATGCGACGCTTGCCCGTCTACTAATAACTCTGACAAATCTGTGGATTGAAGCGCAGCAAGAATTTTTGCAGCGTTTGGATGCAGACTGGTTAATGATTGGAGAGCGCTTTGGTAAAGATATTTCTAATGCACAGGTTGTGGCAATTCAAGTAGAACTCTCCGATCGACATCGCGGAGGACGATCAGTGATTGCTTTTCGGATTGGAGATGATTTGCCTTTAGTCTACAAGCCTAAGTCTCTGGGAATCGATCGAGCCTACAACGATCTGCTGCTCTGGCTTAACGAACAAGGTTGTCTGCTGCCATTCAAAGCAGTAGAGGTCATCGATCGCGGTGACTATGGCTGGGTAGAATATGTGTTGTCCTGGCACTGTGCCGATGTTCATCAGGTTAAGCGTCATTACCAGCGGGCAGGAATGTTGTTATGTTTAACCTATGTGCTGGAAGCAACGGACTGTCACCACGAAAATTTGCTTGCCTGTGGAGAATATCCAGTTCTGATCGATCTAGAAACACTGTTGCAACCCCGTCCCGATCTTGAGTCAGCCGAATATCTGCAAACTGCTCATCGCATCGCGATCTATCAACTGTCTAACTCTGTTGCACGCACCGCTCTCTTACCTGTTTGGGAAGGTGAAGATGATGCCGATTCTTCGTTTGACTATAGTGGTCTAGGCAGCCAAGTTCAGCAGAACCGAACCTATAAAGGACTGCAATGGACAGCGGTGAATACAGATCAAATGGCGCTCAC
This Nostoc sp. C052 DNA region includes the following protein-coding sequences:
- a CDS encoding phytanoyl-CoA dioxygenase family protein: MYSEGLLPLVKKEEAEPGMPGHLASKFPHSSLSTPILKRSSREPAMPQENVARFFAAVLEGKVPIEPEQESCTSNPERFVHLSEKFGYPFSLTELQAEIARHIQKPHILQLFEAALHDEALKRMLKQASQPAQLQAALLPLGYSLTPDELNAVIYTCCHCVRGLFCECRAGGIGKQVFERSRITSTDLLLPALAEDYAIAPDQIRSFHQDGHLRLRNVLTPEEIAVYRPALAAAVDRHDLEQKAMEKSVSGQSQGWKFVENLWRLDPAARKFTLAKRFGKIAADLLRVDAVRLFRDQSYFKKPGGGNTPWHQDSYFMPLDTHQVITMWVALSDVTTEMSPMIFVSAAHRRGYQGASMPNDESMDEFERNLDAKGWQRMSYGAMVAGDASFHTGWTLHSSRENTSQQTREAMVIVYYADGARVAIPPMPRNPTPPENFAAIIRQHNLSTCLPGLKSGDLAETLMNPIVYQRQPSESLSGY
- a CDS encoding prenyltransferase/squalene oxidase repeat-containing protein — its product is MWLFSLENSLQAIAPHLSPLIAPDALERLQAIGRCFPDALTYSYGFEARLHPAEPTVDFAIHITPTERDILAGLHPTIKLPDVFQQHPVWQRIRQFCLEWADPSSELHYQVNDLWLEFDAHQSQNSPDVPVPGLFVSPVPPQGGIVPDYTWIWRKALPLLCDNDMAEGVELNVIQCIHNLPTQVGIFQFGFMFGRKIEAVRFCLSGSPIQMIPHLNQLGWQGSLQEIERLFALLYSYCDGAILDIDVGSLIYPRIGVEGIYISRYLSCVNGQWASLLNHLVEQNLCEPFMRDALLKYAGYTVNKPLHQRIYIRGLSHVKLLYQPGKPLSSKVYFGVMHKPISASPTLSAGLQTRAGTSLANSAAVASPRATVTQSLQAAITFLLTSRDSQGWWTDFHLGAGLSDEWVTGYVGTTLASDSAIAVDPQALDAAQTAWTLLQARRHRITGLWGFNRFPPGDADSTGWVLQLAHALGEPQSERVQQALQSLREHWRSNGGVSTYGSAEAIRSFIYAAPEQSMEGWCGSHICVSAALAALPEVRDQLLDYLHSTQNSEGSWSAYWWHDLEYSTALAAEALAVSDDSSEAIANAVQWALQRLSPTGFIATNDHPLGSPFATAWGLRLLLLGKPEQTEAAIAAVIRWLLTQQQLDGSWESSARLRVPFPDDLDPNQFDRWVYHDKIEGSLNFDQHHVFTTATVLQALFKAKSHLPFNADAESDRPLTAVD